The window CTCGACAGAAACTTCCATGGAAAAGGAATGGCTATTCAATTTGGCCTAACAATGTTTATTTGGATCAAGGGAGGTTCGTGAAGAGACCCAGTAGCTGGTTTAGCGGATACCTTTCTGATGAGAGAGCTTACCATGACATTGGCTTAGATAACTCATCTTACGTGCAACGAAAGTTACTATTTCCAGCTGAAATTGACTCAAAGTTCAGTTGGCTCCATGGAAGGCAAAACATAAGCAAAGAAGACTCTCCTTTTGGGCTACCTCTTAATTCAAATGAATACTTCACCTTTTTCTTGGTTGGTATATTCCTTATGGTGTtaatattatgtttttaaatGAGAACCTCTAAATTTCTCTTCACTGTTATGCAGAGGGGAGAGCCATTATCTGCTAGCAATGTTGTCAAGAAATTGGAGAATTACAAAGGGTAGATacaaaatttaacttttaatttagTGGCGTAAGAGaactaattttaaaaacaagttttcagTTGATTTTTGTTGCAATTAGTAAAGTACTGAAGTAGATTTTTTAACAGTTGGCAGGACATGGCAATGAACTTGTTCTGGCTGAGCATAGGAGTGGGTAGCCTGCTAATAGTTCATTTTGCACTGTTAGTTTTCTTAAGATGGAGGATAGGGACAGCAGCTCAAGGGATACTTTCAGTTCCGAGGTTCGAACTCCTCCTTGTAATTCTCATGCTACCGTGTATCTCCCAGTCTTCTGCATTTGTAATAAGAGGTGAGAAATTATAGCTATGACTTCTGGTTTCAATAGATTATCTTGATGTTTCCATGAACTAAGGATATATATGATCGATAGGTGGTACAATTGAGGGGATCATCACTGGAGCTTTGTTGCTAGCCATCCCTGCAGCATTTATTTTATCTGTATGCCTTTTCCTCACAATTACCGTCTTCACTGGCAGCCTTGCTCGGTACAAAGAAATCAGACATGCCAATGCTGAGGAAAAATGGCATAAAAAACTGTGGTTCTTCTTAGTGGGGAGGCCTGCTAATggaaaatggttttatatggATGGACTGCCTTCATCATTCCTCTCTCGCTTTGGAATTCTATTCGAGGACCAAAAGGGTCCTCCATTGTTTGTCTTTGTTGACCAGAATGACTCAAACACTATGCCTAGGTGGGTTGGAAGTGGCCAAAATGGAATCGGAAGAATGAGGGCTGTCAGCTCAGATGACAGCCAcgaagaaatgaaaatttccttGTTTAAGAGGTTCTTAGGTTGTGCTAGATCTTCCTATATTATTGTTGATCTTTTAAGAAGAGTCTGCTTGGGAGTAATCTCTGGATCCTACTCATCACACAGATCAAGCCAAAGCGTTTGTGCATTGACGATCACACTGCTGCAGTTCTTATGTTTATTTACTCTCAAACCACACATCAGAAGGGGAGTTTACATTGTGGAAAGCATTTCTCTGTTGAGTGAGGCAGGCGTCTTTGGTCTGTCCATCAGTATGAATAAATCAAATTCAGTCAGAGAAAAAACTTTGGGACTTCTAATGCTGGCtctccttttcctttcctttgttGCTCAACTTGTAAATGAGTGGTATGCACTGATAAAATGCCTTCTAAGTATCTCTCAGCCACATAAGAATTCTTTTAAACTCGGGTTGAAGTTTGCTGCTAAGGGTCTTCTGTTGCCTTTCCTCCCAAGGAAGCATTGGTCAAGAGTCATACCTGGTTCCTCACAAGCAAACTCAGTCTTAGTCCCGGCCCTTCCTCGAAGTAGGGAAACTGAATTTGTAAGAAGAGATCACAGGGAACCTCATGGTGGCCAATTTAGTTCCATGACTGCAACAGTAGTCCCTCTTCTCAGTCCGGGTTCACCAATTATTAAAGCAACAGGTACAGCTGCAGAGACAACTCATACTGTGCAGAAACCAGGGGAAAGTAAAAGGGGAAAAGGACTTAAATTTGATCCAAGGAATGATGTGAAGAAACTAAGGGAGTTGGCAAGGGCCAGTTTCTCTGGGAATTCAAAGGATGAGGAAACTAACACCAGCTATAGATACAGGTTACAATCTTTTTCTCCTGAAACTGTCTCAAATGATCCTCAAACCTCCACTTCTAAAATTACAAAGTAAATAAATGATGTATAGATTAATATGGCTGCAGAATAAACAAATGGATGTTCAACTTTGTCCTGTGCCAAAgatctttttgttcttataGAATTGTATCTGGATTTAGATATGCTTAATTTATAATCTATTAACCTTGTATTTACACATATCAGCTGGCAAAGAGCATCTCATATCAATGTTGATCAAGTTTCAAAAAAAGCTAGTACAATATTTCTGAATTATTGCCTCAATTCAACATTCAGTTTCCTTGAATGTCAACAgaaatatatttgatttaaactcaaaattcTGTCTCATCCATGTTGCTAATACAACTAACTGTAGTATGAGCTACAAACAAGAATTGTAGAAGTTAAGTGCTCTAGAGCAAATAGTTAAAAGTTGGACGGACGTGTTGGCTGCATACGAGGGCGATCAATCTGCTGCAGAAGAGATCTTAAAGAACAACATGTTGGGAGGTCTTGTAGCCTAGGTTTTGGCAAGTGGAGAGATTCTTTGAGCTCTCCATTTGTTGTTTTACTGTAAGCTGTTGCTTTGATTTTGGCTCAATGTTTTTAGTTTTGATGAATCTCTTGGATTCTTTGTTGTGTTCTGTTGGAACTAGGATGATCTTTTTGTATAggtgttttcttttgttcatgGTGATGTGTTGCCAATTGCTTTTTGGGCAGAGTCTCACAGGTTATAATTGTATAATCTTCACCCATCTAAGGCAACTATTATGCCACCAAGAGTCTTTTGTCAATGAGGACTTAAGACTTGAAGTGGCAGGTTGATGGCTGgctttaataataaatcaccTTAAAAAAAACAGTTGGATGGATAAGAATGTTAGATGAAATGGAAGAAAAGCCACAGTGATGAATGCCAACATACCAAAAATACGAAGTTTTTCTTATGGCCCTCCATATTCATCAAAATTTGGCAGATTCTACCGTAATCCCCAAGTTCTGATAAAGATTCTTCTTCTAATTCTTGCTTTTTTGGTGGCATTATAAACTGAGCAAGGCCATGTACGATGAGGAAATGGCTATCATACATTTCCGGAAAGATCACTGGAACATCATTAAGCAAAACGACATCACCTGATTCGGTCACATTGATCAAGAACCCTTTTGCGAAAGTAGACAAAACTGTTCCATCATTGAGCCTAGACAAATCTTTCCATGGAAGCAACCTGGGAACTACATGTCTCCGGAATATACCCGATTAATCGCTAAAAGATCTTATGCCCGCTTCTATTGCTTCATCAACTGATGCAAAGATTGTCAATCTTGTCCGAGGGCTGAACCCTCCCAATTGGATACCAAGAAAGGTGGCCATGCTTGTATAACCCCTGGACATCAACAAATCCGAAGCCTGATCGTAAAGATCAACATCAAAACTTGCCTCTCGGTAAAATGAATAAGCATCATGCTCCACGGGAAAACAAGGAAGGATCTCAAAAGATGGATCAAAGAAATCATCTGTTCCCTATATTATCAGCGCCCCATCATCGAATATGACTGATTTTGGGATCAAGACATTATTAATGGAAATCATGGCACCAAAACTCTTAACAGTACTGACGATCAAAGAATAATTCGACGACAATGTAGGTATTCTTGCACCGGAAGGAAGGGTCTGGAGGGTTTCAGCGGAGAATCTTGCTGAGGAGATATGATACTGAAGTTGGACAAGAGAAGACTGGCCTGACCGAGCGAAAGCAGATTCCGAAGGAGCGAAAATGGTTGCTGTTGACGATTCAAGATTGAGAATACCAGATGCGAGGTGAAGAGTTGGCCCCATGGAGAGATACCCAGAGTctgaaaaagaagagagtTTTTATAGAATTCTTTAACGTCGTGAGAGAGAGTGTGTGCTTTAAAGGGTTCTTTAGCGATAGTAATGGCTACTCCATTAGCCTGGTTATATAGGGTTAGGTGTTGAGTAGGGCTTAGatagtaattttattatttgtatcATCTGTGGATAGGGTTCTGTATATACCCGAATTcgattatattttttttattttatgaaattaaaaataaatttatattattaattaaattaattttaaaaaattataattattaattaagttataatatcttttaatacatattttatatattatattaatttataaaaaatataataattattatatatatacttttaatataacATATTTGCACGTAACCATTTGTCTCATTGATTAGTATGAGTTCggatcatttttctttgaatatttgtttttaattattcaagttgatatttgatatatttattgttgattatttaaatttaaattttattgtttgtgcgtttttataaattcaattattagtgaattatataaaatataaataaaaaatattattttatatgaatatGGGTATGAATTTGGGTTCGGATAATTGGGGACCTATCAAGaacatattaataatttttttacataatcgaatatttaaataaatttgaatatatattaagGTTCGagtaataaattttaaaaatattcgaataattataaaattcaaGTATGGAGATACTTATTTATTAATCAAGTTTAGATTCAGATAACTCAAAATTAATAAGTATCATTCCCGTGGACATCTCTACATTCTCTTCTTGTTCCCCTTTTGTTgaacgagagagagagagaggggagGCTTGTGGTATCAAATTTTAGTTATACCCGAAGAGCGGGAAAGTAAGAAGTTAGTTATTTTTTGTCAGCAAACAAGCAAACCCTTCCtgacttattttatttttcaatgttTTAACATGTCAATTTTATGTATTTAACAATTCAAACCCCTAGTGAGTCCCAAAAGTAATATTTGTTCACTTCAAGAACTGAATTATCAAACAATACAGTCAAAAATTTTTATGGTACAGttaaatcaaaagaaatactattaaagataaaaaaaatatagttaaaaagatttttaaaaccaTTATTGGAAAAAGTGCAATTAAAAGTCGAATTTGTTATTGTGACGggtttaagaaattaattagagATATGTAAAgtgtataatttaaatattagaaATTAGTATTAGGTCATTTGGTGTCGGTATTGCATGCTAAAAACCTATGCATGACGTGCCTTTTTAAGCAGACATTTCCTTTCAGTTAGGCATGTGTTTTGATTAACACaacatttgatgaaaatacgTACTTGCATGGAGTATTCAATCTTGTACAACCATTGTAACATACCTTTTCAGAATGGACATGTCCTTTCATTTAGTTATGTTCTTGAACTGAAGTAAACAGCACAACCTTAAGTTGATTGAATCAAACGTTGttgttttcatgaaaatgggtgatttttttaaagaatcaCCAGTTGTGTCTGTTGTGAAAAGGTTCATCGAAACAACGCTTGTGATTTCTATTTAACCATGATATCTACTACGTCATTAATCTATCACTTCGTTAGCCTTTAATTGGCTCTAGGCCTCTAGCATTTGTTCATGGCTGGTGTGGCATCAGAATGCGCGAATAATGAAGACAAGGACAGGATCAGCACCTTAGCTGACGGAATTCTCACTCACATAGTCTCTTTACTTCCAACCAAAGATGCAGTTATGACTAGCCTTTTGTCCAGGAGATGGAGATCTGCTTGGACTTGTGTGACTAATGTTGAACTTGATGATTCCAAGGTGTCTAATTTCGAGATGTTTGCAGAG is drawn from Theobroma cacao cultivar B97-61/B2 chromosome 4, Criollo_cocoa_genome_V2, whole genome shotgun sequence and contains these coding sequences:
- the LOC18601011 gene encoding uncharacterized protein LOC18601011 isoform X2 is translated as MAIPEMGLFRFLKLSVCVAVMVVVALNFADSAVYIHFDQTPPAWSRFSTASFRYSVERADGSNACRNNSCSIYCELDGQRLRPCHVGTVVLRNLTANHEHNFLLNVTTRNGEKNSSAYSWFIDTIPPTAIMSSEQNYTSAEKITIDITFSEACTGHGGFKCVNSSNCDVSIDGPAQVQASSLSIIKPNIKYSLLLVLSMKHRYARVVVRMADDFCKDRAGNNFTRSNASTAIIHFDRRPVWVDLSSSVPSNELAINGVPRTVFATNRMKNLEVYLDFSIPVINSTEQILTALYVNSGSLIPVHERTHGNHRFVFRNIASETEIITVKLQAGLLIGRTSTPVSPVAALTFLYDCAKPGVGLSTSSQNVTKESNINAIVEFTKPVFGFEASMIEVNGGRLIRFKELSRALYSLTVLAVSNSKVSITIPEGKVNDISGNMNLASNRLEMVHYSTPAISTALHSFVTSGVLATTLAAAILSLSSTNLGAISKLNSASNNFVASDPSMNLHGMIGHLQVFVLSDWLLSDQPIEYSETTKGLRWLIPRQKLPWKRNGYSIWPNNVYLDQGRFVKRPSSWFSGYLSDERAYHDIGLDNSSYVQRKLLFPAEIDSKFSWLHGRQNISKEDSPFGLPLNSNEYFTFFLRGEPLSASNVVKKLENYKGWQDMAMNLFWLSIGVGSLLIVHFALLVFLRWRIGTAAQGILSVPRFELLLVILMLPCISQSSAFVIRGGTIEGIITGALLLAIPAAFILSVCLFLTITVFTGSLARYKEIRHANAEEKWHKKLWFFLVGRPANGKWFYMDGLPSSFLSRFGILFEDQKGPPLFVFVDQNDSNTMPRWVGSGQNGIGRMRAVSSDDSHEEMKISLFKRFLGCARSSYIIVDLLRRVCLGVISGSYSSHRSSQSVCALTITLLQFLCLFTLKPHIRRGVYIVESISLLSEAGVFGLSISMNKSNSVREKTLGLLMLALLFLSFVAQLVNEWYALIKCLLSISQPHKNSFKLGLKFAAKGLLLPFLPRKHWSRVIPGSSQANSVLVPALPRSRETEFVRRDHREPHGGQFSSMTATVVPLLSPGSPIIKATGTAAETTHTVQKPGESKRGKGLKFDPRNDVKKLRELARASFSGNSKDEETNTSYRYRLQSFSPETVSNDPQTSTSKITK
- the LOC18601011 gene encoding uncharacterized protein LOC18601011 isoform X3; this encodes MSSEQNYTSAEKITIDITFSEACTGHGGFKCVNSSNCDVSIDGPAQVQASSLSIIKPNIKYSLLLVLSMKHRYARVVVRMADDFCKDRAGNNFTRSNASTAIIHFDRRPVWVDLSSSVPSNELAINGVPRTVFATNRMKNLEVYLDFSIPVINSTEQILTALYVNSGSLIPVHERTHGNHRFVFRLKNIASETEIITVKLQAGLLIGRTSTPVSPVAALTFLYDCAKPGVGLSTSSQNVTKESNINAIVEFTKPVFGFEASMIEVNGGRLIRFKELSRALYSLTVLAVSNSKVSITIPEGKVNDISGNMNLASNRLEMVHYSTPAISTALHSFVTSGVLATTLAAAILSLSSTNLGAISKLNSASNNFVASDPSMNLHGMIGHLQVFVLSDWLLSDQPIEYSETTKGLRWLIPRQKLPWKRNGYSIWPNNVYLDQGRFVKRPSSWFSGYLSDERAYHDIGLDNSSYVQRKLLFPAEIDSKFSWLHGRQNISKEDSPFGLPLNSNEYFTFFLRGEPLSASNVVKKLENYKGWQDMAMNLFWLSIGVGSLLIVHFALLVFLRWRIGTAAQGILSVPRFELLLVILMLPCISQSSAFVIRGGTIEGIITGALLLAIPAAFILSVCLFLTITVFTGSLARYKEIRHANAEEKWHKKLWFFLVGRPANGKWFYMDGLPSSFLSRFGILFEDQKGPPLFVFVDQNDSNTMPRWVGSGQNGIGRMRAVSSDDSHEEMKISLFKRFLGCARSSYIIVDLLRRVCLGVISGSYSSHRSSQSVCALTITLLQFLCLFTLKPHIRRGVYIVESISLLSEAGVFGLSISMNKSNSVREKTLGLLMLALLFLSFVAQLVNEWYALIKCLLSISQPHKNSFKLGLKFAAKGLLLPFLPRKHWSRVIPGSSQANSVLVPALPRSRETEFVRRDHREPHGGQFSSMTATVVPLLSPGSPIIKATGTAAETTHTVQKPGESKRGKGLKFDPRNDVKKLRELARASFSGNSKDEETNTSYRYRLQSFSPETVSNDPQTSTSKITK
- the LOC18601011 gene encoding uncharacterized protein LOC18601011 isoform X1, whose product is MAIPEMGLFRFLKLSVCVAVMVVVALNFADSAVYIHFDQTPPAWSRFSTASFRYSVERADGSNACRNNSCSIYCELDGQRLRPCHVGTVVLRNLTANHEHNFLLNVTTRNGEKNSSAYSWFIDTIPPTAIMSSEQNYTSAEKITIDITFSEACTGHGGFKCVNSSNCDVSIDGPAQVQASSLSIIKPNIKYSLLLVLSMKHRYARVVVRMADDFCKDRAGNNFTRSNASTAIIHFDRRPVWVDLSSSVPSNELAINGVPRTVFATNRMKNLEVYLDFSIPVINSTEQILTALYVNSGSLIPVHERTHGNHRFVFRLKNIASETEIITVKLQAGLLIGRTSTPVSPVAALTFLYDCAKPGVGLSTSSQNVTKESNINAIVEFTKPVFGFEASMIEVNGGRLIRFKELSRALYSLTVLAVSNSKVSITIPEGKVNDISGNMNLASNRLEMVHYSTPAISTALHSFVTSGVLATTLAAAILSLSSTNLGAISKLNSASNNFVASDPSMNLHGMIGHLQVFVLSDWLLSDQPIEYSETTKGLRWLIPRQKLPWKRNGYSIWPNNVYLDQGRFVKRPSSWFSGYLSDERAYHDIGLDNSSYVQRKLLFPAEIDSKFSWLHGRQNISKEDSPFGLPLNSNEYFTFFLRGEPLSASNVVKKLENYKGWQDMAMNLFWLSIGVGSLLIVHFALLVFLRWRIGTAAQGILSVPRFELLLVILMLPCISQSSAFVIRGGTIEGIITGALLLAIPAAFILSVCLFLTITVFTGSLARYKEIRHANAEEKWHKKLWFFLVGRPANGKWFYMDGLPSSFLSRFGILFEDQKGPPLFVFVDQNDSNTMPRWVGSGQNGIGRMRAVSSDDSHEEMKISLFKRFLGCARSSYIIVDLLRRVCLGVISGSYSSHRSSQSVCALTITLLQFLCLFTLKPHIRRGVYIVESISLLSEAGVFGLSISMNKSNSVREKTLGLLMLALLFLSFVAQLVNEWYALIKCLLSISQPHKNSFKLGLKFAAKGLLLPFLPRKHWSRVIPGSSQANSVLVPALPRSRETEFVRRDHREPHGGQFSSMTATVVPLLSPGSPIIKATGTAAETTHTVQKPGESKRGKGLKFDPRNDVKKLRELARASFSGNSKDEETNTSYRYRLQSFSPETVSNDPQTSTSKITK
- the LOC108661539 gene encoding LOW QUALITY PROTEIN: putative fasciclin-like arabinogalactan protein 20 (The sequence of the model RefSeq protein was modified relative to this genomic sequence to represent the inferred CDS: substituted 2 bases at 2 genomic stop codons), which encodes KLSSFSDSGYLSMGPTLHLASGILNLESSTATIFAPSESAFARSGQSSLVQLQYHISSARFSAETLQTLPSGARIPTLSSNYSLIVSTVKSFGAMISINNVLIPKSVIFDDGALIIXGTDDFFDPSFEILPCFPVEHDAYSFYREASFDVDLYDQASDLLMSRGYTSMATFLGIQLGGFSPRTRLTIFASVDEAIEAGIRSFSDXSGIFRRHVVPRLLPWKDLSRLNDGTVLSTFAKGFLINVTESGDVVLLNDVPVIFPEMYDSHFLIVHGLAQFIMPPKKQELEEESLSELGDYGRICQILMNMEGHKKNFVFLVCWHSSLWLFFHFI